GTGTTGATCGAGGCCAGCTTGAAGTCCACGTTGCCCAGATGCGAGGCCGAACGACCGCCGAAGCTGAAGCCCCCGCCGCCGCACTGCCAGCGCGAATGGATGATCCAGTCGGCCGGGATGATCTCCTCCGCCAGCGTCACGATCTTCCGGCAGATCTCCGTCGAGACCTCCACCCGTGTTCCGACCGGCAGTTCAAACCGGATCGAGAGGTCGCCCGAATCCTGCGACGGCGCATACTCGGTGCCGATGAGGGGCGTCAGCGCCAGGGATGAACAAAACAGCAGGATCGCCCCAGCCAACACGACGAGCCGATGTCGCAACGCCCAGGCCAGAGCGCGCTCGTAAAACCGCTCCAGTCCCACGAAACCCGCCTCGCTCACATGAAACACCCAGCGGCCAACGCGCCCGCCGCCGATGGTCGTCTCGTTGACAACGGTGAGCCACTTCGAGCTGAGCATCGGCGTCAACATAAGCGAGCAGAGCAGGCTGGCCAGCAGCGTGATGGAGATGATGCCGCCGAGCTGGCCGAAGAAGACGCCGCTGGTGCCCTTTACGAAGACCAGCGGGACGAAGACCACGACCGTCGTCAGCGTGCTGGCGGAGATCGCCAGACCCACCTCGTCGGTGCCGAACATGGCGGCCTCGGCCCGGTTCTCGCCCCGGTCCATCCGGCTGCTGATGTTCTCCAGCACGACCACGGCGTTGTCCACCACCATGCCGATCGCGATCGCCAGCGCCGAGAGCGTCACCACATTGATCGTCCAGCCCTTGAAGAACATGAAGGCGAAGCTGATGATCAGGGAGAAGGGGATCGTCAGGAGAATCACCGCCGACGAACGGACGCTGCGCAGGAAGAACAGCGTCGTGAGAATCACGAAGAAGCCGCCCCACAGAACGGTTTTGGAGACGTTGCCGAGCGACTGCCGGATGAAGTCGCTGGTGTCGGCCAGAACCGACAGCTTCACATCCGAAGGCAGGTGCTGCTGCAGCCGTTCGACCTCGCGGCGCACGTCGCGGGCGACCTGCACGGTGTTGGCGCCGGACCGCTTCTGAACCATGAACATGACCGCGTCGCGGTGGTTGACCTCGCTGTAGCGCTGGCGCTCGGTGAAGCCGTCGCGTACGGCCGCCACATCGCGCAGATACACGGCCGCGCCGTCGCTCCGCTTGAGCACGATGTTGCCGATCTGCTCCGGGCTGCTGTATTCGCCGGGGACGCGGACGGTGAATTCGACCGCGCCGGATTTGATGCTTCCCGCAGGCAGCGTCAGGTTTTCAGCGGCGATCACCCGCTGCACTGCGCCCACGGTCAGCCCGTAACCGGCCAGCTTGATGGGGTCGAGGTCGATGTTGATCTGCCGCTCCAGTCCGCCGAACACCTGCACGGCGCCGACGCCTGGCACCCGTTTAAGCCGGTCGCCCACCTCGCGGTCGATCAGATCGTAGAGTCCCTCCCAGCTCTCCTTGGCCGTGGCGCCGAAAAAGACGATCGGCATGGAGGAGGAGTTGAATTTCAGCACGATGGGGTTGTCGGCGTCTTTCGGCAGCCGCCGCTTGGCAAACTCCAGCTTGTCGCGGATATCGTTGGCCGCCTCGTT
This Lentisphaerota bacterium DNA region includes the following protein-coding sequences:
- a CDS encoding efflux RND transporter permease subunit, producing the protein MKLAEVGVRQPVLTAMVFLAILVLGLVSYTRLPVDLMPELENPSITVSTAWLGASTTDVENKVTRVIEKQLATVSDLSELTSRTREGLSTVTCLFEWGTDLNEAANDIRDKLEFAKRRLPKDADNPIVLKFNSSSMPIVFFGATAKESWEGLYDLIDREVGDRLKRVPGVGAVQVFGGLERQINIDLDPIKLAGYGLTVGAVQRVIAAENLTLPAGSIKSGAVEFTVRVPGEYSSPEQIGNIVLKRSDGAAVYLRDVAAVRDGFTERQRYSEVNHRDAVMFMVQKRSGANTVQVARDVRREVERLQQHLPSDVKLSVLADTSDFIRQSLGNVSKTVLWGGFFVILTTLFFLRSVRSSAVILLTIPFSLIISFAFMFFKGWTINVVTLSALAIAIGMVVDNAVVVLENISSRMDRGENRAEAAMFGTDEVGLAISASTLTTVVVFVPLVFVKGTSGVFFGQLGGIISITLLASLLCSLMLTPMLSSKWLTVVNETTIGGGRVGRWVFHVSEAGFVGLERFYERALAWALRHRLVVLAGAILLFCSSLALTPLIGTEYAPSQDSGDLSIRFELPVGTRVEVSTEICRKIVTLAEEIIPADWIIHSRWQCGGGGFSFGGRSASHLGNVDFKLASINTRTRSSRDLGRAVIERMHDWPEISRVSMSTENRAMGRHGGGGKPIVVQILGFDLAETSQIATQIKAIADRIPGAKDASISLDPGKPELVVDVDRLKASTLGLNVSDIVETIRTLFYGLEASTYRDGENEYRIYMRLAETRRISMKDILDSEIGLPDGRRIRIDAVATVQEALGPLEIERKDQERMITVGMDTDARSVGEVADDLRRTIDAEVVLPLGVSIYYGGEVQEQAEAFRDMQLLLILGLVLVYMVMAAQFESLKDPFIIVLSLPFAFTGVVYALLGFGMTFNIFTYIGMILLIGTVVNNAIVLVDYINILRARGESLADAIRHSGRQRLRPVLITTLTTVFGMLPLALAHSEGSETWKPMGVTVVGGLSFATLVTLVVVPIVYSMFHRDRPARAGRK